From Halotia branconii CENA392, the proteins below share one genomic window:
- a CDS encoding fasciclin domain-containing protein: MADIVETAAKAGNFNTLIEAAKAAKLVETLKSPDSLTVFAPTDEAFAQLPQGTLDSLLQDIPKLKKILMYHVAFGDVRSEDLKQIEEAETLEGSIVAIESTDGGVKVNDANVLKTDIIADNGVIHVIDAVLMPAMVAGK, encoded by the coding sequence ATGGCTGATATAGTGGAAACTGCTGCCAAGGCAGGAAATTTCAATACACTCATAGAAGCTGCTAAAGCGGCGAAACTTGTAGAAACTCTCAAAAGTCCTGATTCTCTAACAGTTTTTGCACCTACTGATGAAGCTTTTGCTCAACTACCACAGGGAACTTTAGATTCTCTACTGCAAGACATCCCCAAGCTGAAAAAGATATTGATGTATCATGTTGCTTTTGGTGATGTCAGATCTGAAGATTTAAAGCAAATTGAAGAAGCCGAGACCCTAGAAGGATCAATTGTGGCGATCGAGTCTACTGATGGTGGTGTTAAAGTGAATGATGCCAATGTCTTAAAAACAGACATTATCGCTGATAATGGCGTAATTCATGTTATTGATGCAGTCTTGATGCCGGCAATGGTTGCTGGTAAGTAA
- a CDS encoding NADP-dependent isocitrate dehydrogenase gives MYDKITPPTTGAKITFKKGEPIVPDNPIIPFIRGDGTGIDIWPATQKVLDAAVAKAYKGQRQISWFKVYAGDEACDLYGTYQYLPQDTLTAIQEYGLAIKGPLTTPVGGGIRSLNVALRQIFDLYACVRPCRYYAGTPSPHKNPEKLDVIVYRENTEDIYLGIEWRQGSEIGDRLIKLLNEELIPATPEHGKKQIPLDAGIGIKPISKGGSQRLVRRAMKHALLLPKHKQQVTLVHKGNIMKYTEGAFRDWGYELVTSEFRQECVTERESWILSNKEKNPNISSEDNARQVDPGYDALTPEKKAQIVKEVETVLNSIWSSHGNGQWKDKVMVNDRIADSIFQQIQTRPDEYSILATMNLNGDYLSDAAAAIVGGLGMGPGANIGDACAIFEATHGTAPKHAGLDRINPGSVILSGVMMLEYMGWQEAADLIKQGLGEAIASSQVTYDLARLLEPPVEPLKCSEFAEAIIQHFE, from the coding sequence ATGTATGACAAGATTACTCCCCCTACAACTGGAGCAAAAATTACCTTTAAAAAAGGTGAACCGATTGTGCCGGACAATCCAATTATCCCCTTTATTCGGGGCGATGGCACAGGTATAGATATTTGGCCTGCTACTCAAAAAGTACTAGATGCTGCGGTAGCTAAGGCATATAAAGGCCAGCGTCAAATTAGTTGGTTCAAGGTTTATGCTGGAGATGAAGCCTGTGATTTATACGGTACTTATCAGTATTTACCTCAAGATACACTCACAGCAATTCAAGAATATGGTTTAGCTATTAAAGGGCCGTTGACTACCCCAGTTGGTGGCGGTATTCGTTCTTTAAATGTGGCACTGCGACAAATTTTTGACCTTTATGCTTGTGTGCGCCCTTGCCGCTATTATGCAGGTACACCCTCACCTCATAAAAATCCTGAAAAACTTGATGTCATTGTTTATCGGGAAAATACAGAAGATATTTATTTGGGAATTGAGTGGAGACAAGGTAGTGAAATTGGCGATCGCTTAATCAAGTTACTCAACGAAGAACTGATCCCCGCCACCCCAGAACATGGCAAAAAGCAAATCCCCCTTGATGCGGGGATTGGCATTAAACCAATCAGCAAAGGCGGTTCCCAGCGTTTAGTGAGACGCGCTATGAAACACGCCTTGCTATTGCCTAAACACAAGCAACAAGTAACTTTGGTGCATAAGGGCAACATTATGAAATATACTGAAGGCGCTTTTCGGGATTGGGGTTATGAACTAGTCACGAGTGAGTTTCGCCAAGAGTGCGTTACTGAACGGGAATCTTGGATTTTGAGTAACAAGGAGAAAAACCCTAACATCTCCTCAGAAGATAATGCTCGACAAGTTGACCCTGGATATGATGCTTTAACTCCAGAGAAAAAAGCGCAAATTGTCAAGGAAGTTGAAACAGTTCTTAATTCAATTTGGTCAAGCCACGGTAATGGCCAGTGGAAAGACAAAGTAATGGTCAATGACCGGATTGCTGACAGTATTTTTCAACAAATCCAAACCAGACCGGATGAGTATTCAATTTTAGCGACAATGAACTTAAACGGCGATTACTTGTCTGATGCGGCGGCGGCAATTGTTGGAGGACTGGGAATGGGACCAGGGGCAAATATTGGCGATGCTTGTGCCATTTTTGAAGCTACCCACGGTACAGCACCAAAACACGCGGGTTTAGATAGGATTAATCCTGGTTCAGTGATTTTGTCTGGGGTGATGATGCTGGAATATATGGGTTGGCAAGAAGCCGCAGATTTGATTAAGCAAGGTTTAGGGGAGGCGATCGCTAGTAGTCAAGTGAC
- a CDS encoding GUN4 domain-containing protein, with translation MTDPMILSGPANDTDSLRQTLIAGSLQVQQQIIPQLADLGNEGLSVLMEFLLKRRDNPATWIDGKAYQVLYNSDALPAKEFLLSCFPEGIVPLKSECGINYNPLQQLLAAQDFQAADRVTIQKMCELAGPTAVQRKWLYFTEVENAPAVDLQTINYLWLVHSEGKFGFSVQREIWLSLGKNWDSFWPKIGWKNGNNWTRYPNGFTWDLSAPRGHLPLSNQLRGVRVFASLLSHPAWAKSATN, from the coding sequence ATGACAGACCCAATGATTTTATCAGGCCCTGCTAATGACACCGACTCTCTCCGACAAACGTTAATTGCTGGGTCTCTTCAAGTCCAACAGCAAATAATCCCACAGTTAGCTGATTTGGGTAATGAGGGATTAAGCGTATTGATGGAATTTTTGCTGAAACGTCGTGACAACCCAGCAACTTGGATTGATGGCAAAGCCTACCAAGTCCTCTATAACTCTGATGCACTCCCAGCCAAGGAATTTTTGCTTTCCTGTTTTCCTGAGGGAATTGTACCTCTAAAATCAGAGTGCGGGATTAATTACAATCCTTTGCAACAACTACTTGCTGCTCAAGACTTCCAAGCAGCCGATCGCGTTACGATACAGAAAATGTGCGAACTCGCAGGGCCAACGGCTGTCCAAAGAAAATGGTTATATTTCACTGAGGTAGAAAATGCCCCTGCTGTTGACTTGCAAACCATTAATTATTTGTGGCTAGTTCACTCTGAGGGCAAATTTGGCTTTTCGGTGCAACGAGAAATTTGGTTGAGTTTAGGAAAAAACTGGGATAGTTTCTGGCCGAAAATTGGCTGGAAAAACGGTAACAACTGGACGCGTTACCCTAACGGGTTTACTTGGGATTTAAGTGCGCCTAGAGGTCACTTACCCCTCTCTAATCAATTGCGAGGGGTTCGAGTCTTTGCTTCTTTACTATCCCATCCAGCTTGGGCTAAAAGTGCAACAAATTAA
- a CDS encoding transposase family protein: MREILLASQIEEASVDSQKSHELQRMLSEYELIIDSAKQAIARPVDYQEQKRYYSGNKKMRTLKNQFIILPSGEDIVDIWVRMLGKTSDINLFRVTQNKFADSQRLIGDKAYIWR; encoded by the coding sequence TTGAGAGAAATTTTATTAGCATCTCAAATAGAAGAAGCATCAGTAGATAGTCAAAAATCTCACGAATTGCAGCGAATGCTGTCCGAATACGAATTAATTATTGATAGTGCAAAACAAGCTATAGCAAGACCTGTAGACTATCAAGAACAAAAAAGATATTACTCTGGTAATAAAAAAATGCGTACTCTAAAAAACCAGTTTATTATCTTACCTAGTGGTGAAGATATTGTAGATATCTGGGTGAGAATGTTGGGAAAAACAAGTGATATTAATTTGTTTCGAGTTACTCAAAACAAATTTGCTGACTCACAAAGGTTAATTGGCGATAAGGCCTATATTTGGAGATGA